From the Lolium rigidum isolate FL_2022 chromosome 2, APGP_CSIRO_Lrig_0.1, whole genome shotgun sequence genome, one window contains:
- the LOC124689436 gene encoding RING-H2 finger protein ATL79-like, with amino-acid sequence MESSAATQTERHGRGNATATTIAKSRWGPYSGAGDFAGNMAVILASLLAALALALALHAGVRHLLRRRRRQRQTNGGQAPDPEKPPPVAPALLELVYSAAEAGQLAGAASECAICLAEFADGDAVRAVPACGHGFHARCIERWLAPGGRRSSCPTCRAPASTPPASASAGAPAAAAS; translated from the coding sequence ATGGAGTCGTCGGCGGCGACGCAGACGGAGCGCCACGGCCGCGGCAACGCGACGGCGACCACCATCGCCAAGAGCAGGTGGGGGCCCTACTCGGGCGCCGGGGACTTCGCGGGCAACATGGCCGTCATCCTCGCGTCCCTGCTCGCCGCGCTCGCGCTCGCCCTCGCGCTCCACGCCGGCGTCAggcacctcctccgccgccgccgacggcagCGGCAGACGAACGGCGGCCAGGCGCCGGACCCGGAGAAGCCGCCGCCCGTGGCGCCGGCGCTGCTGGAGCTGGTGTactcggcggcggaggcgggccaGCTGGCGGGCGCCGCGTCCGAGTGCGCCATCTGCCTCGCCGAGTTCGCGGACGGCGACGCCGTGCGCGCCGTCCCGGCCTGCGGGCACGGCTTCCACGCGCGCTGCATCGAGCGCTGGCTCGCTCCCGGCGGGCGGCGGTCCTCCTGCCCGACGTGCCGCGCGCCGGCTTCCACGCCGCCGGCGTCGGCATCGGCCGGTGCCCCCGCCGCGGCGGCGTCCTGA